One genomic window of Prochlorococcus sp. MIT 0603 includes the following:
- a CDS encoding aspartate kinase has translation MTFLVQKFGGTSVGSVERIKAVAKRIASCKEAGNDLVIVVSAMGNSTDELTNLALAISSNPPAREMDMLLSTGEQVTISLLSIALNQLGIAATSMTGSQVGIITESAYGKARILEIKTERIKELLKAGHVVVVAGFQGTSLSSSKTAEITTLGRGGSDTSAVALAKALKADACEIYTDVSGVLTTDPRTVPDAQLMKSVSCDEMLELASLGASVLHPRAVEIARNYGVKVVVRSSWDDQPGTTLTSKGEYSLAKEGLELSRPVNGIELVENQAVIGLSHIPDKPGIAAELFESLSKGGINVDLIIQSTHEENSNDITFTISEKDLKEAKAVTQKVIKKLGGEVTVQNKMAKLSISGAGIMGRPGIAAKFFETLSQSGINLRLIATSEVKVSCVLNSDLGTKGLKVVSEIFNLKNKQIRINPKYTYIGEPEVSGVALDPNQVQVSVINIPDIPGSAATICRSFADAGICLETIVQSERKHKFNGKTISFTLKKSDRKNADNALTPLLKMWPNSYMEDGKAIARVSAVGAGMPTSVGTAGKMFRALANANINIMMIATSEIRTTCVVAEKDGIIALQKVHSFFNLNSI, from the coding sequence ATGACTTTTCTGGTGCAAAAATTTGGTGGCACCTCTGTTGGCAGTGTGGAGCGAATTAAAGCAGTTGCAAAACGAATTGCATCATGTAAAGAAGCTGGGAATGACCTGGTAATTGTTGTTTCGGCAATGGGCAACAGCACTGATGAACTAACTAATCTCGCTTTAGCAATAAGTAGCAATCCGCCTGCAAGAGAAATGGATATGCTTCTTTCTACTGGAGAACAAGTCACAATATCTTTATTATCAATTGCTCTAAATCAACTTGGCATCGCAGCAACATCAATGACTGGTTCCCAAGTCGGGATTATTACTGAATCAGCTTATGGTAAAGCTCGAATCCTAGAAATTAAAACAGAAAGAATTAAAGAACTTTTAAAAGCAGGGCATGTTGTGGTTGTAGCTGGTTTTCAAGGTACAAGTCTTAGTAGTAGCAAAACAGCAGAAATAACAACTCTAGGAAGAGGTGGGTCTGATACATCTGCGGTAGCACTTGCAAAAGCTTTAAAGGCAGATGCATGTGAAATCTATACAGACGTTTCAGGTGTTCTCACTACTGATCCACGTACAGTTCCAGACGCGCAACTCATGAAAAGTGTTAGCTGTGATGAGATGCTTGAATTGGCAAGTCTTGGTGCATCAGTATTACATCCAAGAGCAGTTGAAATCGCAAGAAATTATGGGGTAAAAGTAGTAGTACGTTCTAGTTGGGATGATCAGCCAGGGACAACACTTACAAGCAAAGGTGAGTATTCTCTAGCAAAAGAAGGCTTAGAGCTAAGCCGACCAGTCAATGGGATTGAATTAGTTGAGAACCAAGCAGTCATAGGTCTTTCACATATTCCCGACAAGCCAGGAATTGCAGCAGAATTATTTGAATCACTATCTAAAGGAGGAATAAATGTAGATTTAATTATACAATCTACCCATGAAGAGAATAGTAATGATATCACTTTTACTATTTCAGAGAAGGATTTAAAAGAAGCAAAGGCTGTAACTCAAAAAGTAATTAAAAAATTAGGAGGTGAAGTTACTGTTCAAAACAAAATGGCAAAATTAAGTATAAGTGGGGCAGGCATTATGGGGAGACCAGGAATTGCAGCAAAATTCTTCGAAACACTTTCACAATCTGGAATTAATTTAAGACTAATAGCAACTAGTGAGGTCAAAGTTAGCTGTGTTCTTAATTCTGACTTAGGAACAAAAGGGCTTAAAGTTGTTAGTGAGATTTTTAATCTCAAAAACAAACAAATAAGAATTAATCCTAAATATACTTACATTGGCGAACCTGAAGTTAGCGGTGTTGCTTTAGATCCAAATCAAGTTCAAGTAAGTGTTATAAATATTCCAGATATACCTGGATCAGCAGCAACTATTTGTCGCTCATTTGCTGATGCAGGAATCTGTTTGGAAACGATTGTACAATCAGAAAGAAAGCATAAATTTAATGGTAAAACTATAAGCTTTACTTTGAAAAAATCTGACCGCAAAAATGCAGATAATGCTTTAACTCCCCTATTGAAAATGTGGCCTAATTCCTATATGGAAGATGGTAAAGCAATTGCAAGGGTTAGCGCAGTTGGAGCAGGAATGCCAACAAGTGTAGGAACAGCTGGGAAAATGTTTAGGGCACTTGCAAACGCAAATATTAATATCATGATGATTGCAACAAGTGAAATTAGAACCACCTGCGTTGTAGCAGAAAAAGATGGAATTATTGCTCTACAAAAAGTACATAGCTTCTTTAATTTAAATTCTATTTAA
- a CDS encoding ribonuclease J, whose translation MTISAKNSPINSSKDPNSKEPTLKVIPLGGLHEIGKNTCVFEYGDELMLVDAGLAFPSDGMHGVNVVMPDTSYLRENQRRIRGMIVTHGHEDHIGGISHHLKHFNIPVIYGPRLAMSMLQGKMEEAGVTDRTTIQTVGPRDVVKVGQSFSVEFIRNTHSMADSFSLAIKTPVGTVIFTGDFKFDHTPVDGEHFDLARLAHHGEQGVLCLFSDSTNAEVPGWCPSERTVFPSLERHVSEAEGRVIITTFASSIHRVAMILELALKHGRKVGLLGRSMLNVIAKAREIGYMKAPDELFVPIKQIRDMPDRETLLLMTGSQGEPLAALSRISRGEHQHVQVKTTDTIIFSASPIPGNTISVVNTIDRLMQLGAKVVYGKGEGIHVSGHGFQEDQKLMLALTKPKYFVPVHGEHRMLVCHSKSAQSMGVPENNILLLENGDVVQLTSNSISRGQPVKAGIELLDASRNGIVDARVLKERQQLAEDGVITLLVAVSTDGVMVAPPRVNLRGVVTTAEPRKMSLWTEKEIVWVLQNRWKQLSRQVSSNSVEVDWIGFQREVESGLARRMRREFQVEPLILCLVQPAPSGTPAYKGRLDEEPNHSQGIQKKVNPSRNQASNQHSQPDQSHIAKTKIDAKTNLDDATKNEEPIGRTRRRRSAVG comes from the coding sequence ATGACTATCAGTGCTAAGAATTCTCCTATTAACTCTTCTAAAGATCCTAATTCTAAAGAACCAACCCTAAAGGTGATCCCTCTTGGTGGATTGCATGAGATTGGCAAGAATACATGCGTTTTTGAATATGGAGATGAATTAATGCTTGTGGATGCAGGCTTAGCTTTTCCAAGTGATGGAATGCATGGTGTAAATGTTGTTATGCCTGATACAAGCTATTTGCGTGAGAATCAGAGAAGAATTAGAGGAATGATTGTTACCCATGGGCATGAAGATCACATAGGGGGAATTTCACATCACTTAAAGCATTTCAATATTCCTGTCATATATGGACCGCGCTTGGCAATGTCAATGTTGCAGGGAAAAATGGAAGAAGCGGGGGTAACAGATAGAACAACAATTCAAACAGTTGGCCCTAGAGACGTGGTGAAAGTAGGTCAATCTTTTTCTGTTGAATTTATTAGAAATACTCATTCTATGGCTGACAGTTTCTCGTTAGCTATTAAAACACCAGTTGGAACAGTAATATTTACTGGTGACTTTAAGTTTGATCATACCCCTGTAGATGGTGAGCATTTTGATCTTGCTCGTCTTGCTCATCATGGAGAACAAGGTGTTTTGTGCCTTTTTAGTGATTCAACTAATGCAGAAGTTCCAGGTTGGTGTCCATCTGAAAGAACAGTCTTTCCTTCTTTAGAACGTCATGTTTCTGAAGCAGAGGGGAGAGTAATTATTACCACTTTTGCAAGTTCAATTCATCGTGTTGCGATGATTTTGGAACTAGCTCTTAAGCATGGACGAAAAGTTGGATTACTTGGTAGATCAATGTTGAATGTAATAGCTAAAGCAAGGGAAATCGGCTACATGAAGGCTCCTGATGAGTTATTTGTTCCTATAAAACAAATTAGAGATATGCCAGATCGAGAGACATTGTTGCTAATGACAGGAAGTCAGGGAGAACCATTGGCAGCTTTAAGTCGTATATCAAGAGGAGAGCATCAACATGTTCAAGTCAAAACAACAGATACAATTATTTTTTCAGCTAGTCCAATTCCAGGAAACACAATATCTGTAGTGAATACTATTGATCGTTTAATGCAACTTGGCGCAAAAGTCGTCTATGGAAAGGGAGAAGGAATCCATGTTTCTGGACATGGTTTTCAAGAAGATCAGAAGTTGATGTTGGCATTAACAAAACCAAAGTATTTTGTACCAGTTCATGGAGAGCACAGAATGCTTGTTTGTCATAGTAAGAGTGCTCAGTCTATGGGGGTTCCAGAGAACAATATTTTGCTTCTTGAGAATGGAGATGTAGTCCAACTAACTTCTAATTCAATTAGTAGAGGTCAACCAGTCAAAGCTGGGATCGAGCTTCTAGATGCATCTAGAAATGGGATTGTAGATGCACGTGTTTTAAAAGAACGGCAACAACTTGCTGAAGATGGTGTAATTACTCTTTTGGTAGCGGTTAGTACTGATGGGGTGATGGTTGCCCCGCCTCGTGTCAATTTAAGAGGAGTAGTGACAACTGCTGAACCACGAAAGATGTCTTTGTGGACAGAAAAGGAAATTGTATGGGTTTTGCAGAATAGATGGAAACAATTGTCTAGGCAGGTCAGTTCAAATTCTGTTGAAGTAGATTGGATTGGATTTCAAAGAGAAGTTGAATCTGGTTTAGCAAGAAGAATGCGTAGAGAGTTTCAAGTAGAGCCCTTAATACTTTGTTTAGTGCAGCCTGCACCTAGTGGTACCCCAGCTTATAAAGGGAGACTTGATGAGGAACCTAATCATTCTCAAGGCATTCAAAAAAAGGTAAATCCTTCTAGAAACCAAGCGTCTAATCAACATAGTCAACCAGATCAATCTCATATCGCGAAAACTAAGATTGATGCAAAAACTAATTTAGATGATGCTACTAAGAATGAAGAACCTATTGGCAGGACAAGACGACGTCGTTCTGCAGTGGGTTGA
- a CDS encoding DUF561 domain-containing protein, whose protein sequence is MSRLQSLPYELHKSFLNHTVLKVISGLNNFNKSSVQKIARAASIGKADLLDIACSPDLVKAALEVSGLPICVSAVEPKLFPPAIQAGATMIEIGNFDSFYSQGRVFDADEVLSLTLETRKLLPDVVLSVTVPHTLSLDKQSQLALDLIEVGADLIQTEGGTSSKPSHSGVLGLIEKAAPTLASLHSFSKSFAEIGCTAPLLCASGLSDVTVPMALVSGASGVGIGSAINRLDNELEMVAMVRSIRQVTYSPQSLVSTALK, encoded by the coding sequence ATGTCGCGTCTTCAGAGTCTCCCTTATGAACTTCATAAGAGTTTTTTGAATCATACAGTTCTAAAAGTCATTTCTGGGTTAAACAATTTTAATAAATCTTCTGTTCAGAAAATTGCAAGAGCTGCTTCTATAGGGAAGGCTGATTTGTTGGATATTGCTTGTTCTCCAGATTTAGTTAAAGCGGCTTTAGAGGTTTCTGGTCTGCCAATTTGTGTTAGCGCTGTAGAGCCTAAGCTTTTCCCACCAGCAATTCAGGCTGGTGCAACAATGATTGAAATAGGTAATTTTGATTCGTTTTATTCACAAGGGAGAGTGTTTGATGCAGATGAAGTTCTTTCTCTAACTCTTGAAACCAGAAAACTTCTTCCTGATGTCGTCTTATCTGTAACTGTTCCTCATACCTTGTCGCTTGATAAACAGTCTCAATTAGCTTTAGATCTAATAGAAGTTGGTGCTGATTTAATTCAAACAGAAGGAGGGACAAGCTCTAAGCCTTCCCACTCCGGTGTCCTAGGTCTTATTGAGAAGGCTGCACCAACATTAGCTTCTTTACATAGTTTTTCTAAAAGTTTTGCAGAGATAGGTTGTACAGCACCTTTGTTATGTGCATCAGGTTTGTCAGATGTAACTGTTCCAATGGCTTTAGTTAGTGGAGCTAGTGGTGTTGGTATTGGTTCAGCTATTAATCGTCTGGATAATGAATTGGAAATGGTAGCGATGGTTCGAAGCATTCGACAAGTTACTTATTCTCCACAATCGCTTGTTTCAACTGCTCTTAAATAA
- a CDS encoding aspartate-semialdehyde dehydrogenase yields MTFNHFLSDRPPTIAVLGSTGAVGVEILKILEERMFPIKELRLLASERSAGQKQFWKGQNLLIEKVSKEKFENVDLVLASAGSSISKQWRPIINSLGAVMVDNSNAFRMEPDVPLVVPEVNPDAVFTHKGVISNPNCTTILLSLVLAPLASRLPIKRVVVSTYQSASGAGAKAMEELKQLTQDVLNGKTPQSKVLPYSLAFNLFLHNSPLQENNYCEEEMKMINETRKIMSEPNLSITSTCVRVPVLRAHSESVNIEFNEPFPLDEAREILSNAPGVKLLEDIKVNRFPMPSDVNGKDDIAVGRIRKDFSNPNALELWLCGDQIRKGAALNAIQIAELLFKGS; encoded by the coding sequence TTGACTTTTAATCACTTCTTATCGGATCGGCCTCCAACTATTGCTGTTCTTGGTTCAACCGGAGCAGTTGGTGTTGAAATTTTGAAAATACTTGAAGAACGAATGTTTCCAATCAAGGAATTGAGATTATTGGCGTCGGAAAGATCTGCTGGTCAAAAACAATTTTGGAAAGGACAGAATCTTTTGATAGAAAAGGTTTCTAAAGAAAAATTTGAAAATGTTGATTTAGTTTTGGCTTCAGCAGGGAGCTCTATTTCTAAACAATGGAGACCGATTATCAATTCTTTAGGTGCAGTAATGGTAGATAATTCCAATGCATTCAGAATGGAACCTGATGTTCCTTTGGTTGTCCCAGAAGTTAACCCAGATGCAGTGTTTACCCATAAAGGAGTAATTTCTAATCCCAATTGCACCACCATTCTTTTATCTTTAGTTTTAGCGCCTCTAGCATCTAGGCTTCCAATTAAAAGAGTTGTTGTTTCGACTTACCAGTCTGCCAGTGGTGCAGGAGCTAAGGCTATGGAGGAGTTAAAACAACTTACTCAGGATGTTTTAAATGGAAAGACTCCTCAAAGTAAAGTTTTGCCATATTCTCTTGCATTTAATTTGTTTCTTCATAATTCCCCTCTTCAAGAAAACAATTATTGTGAAGAGGAAATGAAAATGATCAATGAAACAAGAAAGATTATGAGTGAACCTAATCTTTCAATAACTTCTACTTGTGTAAGAGTTCCTGTTCTAAGAGCACATTCTGAATCAGTAAATATTGAGTTTAACGAGCCATTTCCTTTAGATGAGGCTAGGGAGATATTAAGTAATGCACCAGGTGTTAAATTATTAGAAGATATTAAAGTTAATAGATTCCCAATGCCAAGTGATGTCAATGGAAAAGATGATATTGCAGTAGGAAGAATTAGAAAAGATTTCAGTAATCCAAATGCTTTGGAATTGTGGTTGTGTGGCGATCAAATTCGAAAAGGTGCTGCATTAAATGCCATTCAAATTGCTGAACTTTTGTTTAAAGGATCATGA
- the dapA gene encoding 4-hydroxy-tetrahydrodipicolinate synthase gives MSNLAELSPAPFGRLLTAMVTPFAQDGSVDFAVAAKLAKHLAAQGSDGIVVCGTTGESPTLTWKEQYQLLDTVRNAVDEKIKVLAGTGSNSTSEAINATAHAAAAGADGALVVVPYYNKPPQEGLEEHFRAVAKAAPDLPLMLYNIPGRTGCSILPETVEKLMDSPNIISFKAASGNTTEVTELRMRCGSSLAIYSGDDSLILPMLSVGAVGVVSVASHLVGPSLKAMIESYCSGQCRLALGYHEQLQPLFSALFATTNPIPVKAALELVGWPVGEPRSPLSPLSDQMKKELFKTLTALRET, from the coding sequence ATGAGTAATCTCGCCGAATTATCACCTGCTCCATTTGGACGTTTGCTTACGGCAATGGTTACTCCATTTGCTCAAGATGGATCTGTAGATTTTGCTGTAGCAGCGAAACTTGCAAAACACTTGGCTGCACAGGGTTCTGATGGAATTGTTGTGTGTGGAACTACTGGAGAATCACCAACTCTTACTTGGAAAGAACAGTATCAATTACTCGACACTGTTAGGAATGCAGTTGATGAAAAAATCAAGGTTTTGGCTGGTACTGGTAGTAATAGTACTTCTGAAGCTATTAATGCAACTGCTCATGCAGCCGCAGCAGGTGCAGATGGTGCCTTAGTCGTAGTTCCCTATTACAATAAGCCTCCTCAAGAGGGCTTAGAAGAACATTTTCGAGCTGTTGCCAAAGCTGCGCCAGACTTGCCTCTAATGCTTTACAACATTCCTGGAAGGACTGGTTGTTCAATCCTGCCAGAGACTGTTGAAAAACTTATGGATTCTCCAAATATTATTAGTTTCAAAGCTGCTAGTGGTAATACAACAGAAGTTACTGAATTGAGAATGAGATGTGGTTCTTCATTGGCAATTTATAGTGGAGATGATAGTCTCATTCTTCCAATGTTATCTGTTGGTGCTGTTGGAGTTGTTAGTGTAGCGAGTCATCTAGTTGGTCCGAGTCTAAAAGCAATGATTGAATCATATTGCTCAGGCCAATGTAGGCTTGCTCTTGGATATCACGAACAGTTGCAACCGCTTTTTTCAGCTTTATTTGCTACAACTAACCCCATCCCTGTGAAAGCAGCCCTTGAACTTGTTGGATGGCCTGTAGGCGAACCACGCAGTCCATTATCTCCTTTAAGTGATCAAATGAAAAAAGAACTCTTCAAAACCCTCACAGCCTTGCGAGAAACCTAA
- the tilS gene encoding tRNA lysidine(34) synthetase TilS, with protein MSLFSKPEKPWSLWHERLHKSLKHKSNLLPSGSSLLISISGGQDSMALLRLILDLKRIYQWELHVWHGDHGWHKGSTKISNQLKKWCANQDVPFFFKKTNKKNVLTEKDAREWRYTNLIKQAELLSKANPSLPCKHVLTGHTGSDRTETFLMNLARGSHLKGLSSLKECRKLEKDIELIRPMLIFSRKETKQICNELDIPIWIDPSNSNLNFSRNRIREEVIPVLEDLHPGSSIRIAQLADNLSKLDRDQYQLTKFAIKAISYGQGLCREKVGKLSLTARAMILTHWIRENNGPILSTKQLQEFSRKISPGKPPGTIHLSDGLQISWNKHSILIIK; from the coding sequence ATGTCACTATTCTCAAAACCAGAGAAACCTTGGAGCCTTTGGCATGAAAGGCTCCACAAATCACTAAAACACAAAAGCAATCTCCTCCCAAGTGGATCCTCTCTTTTAATATCGATTTCAGGAGGCCAAGACTCGATGGCACTTTTGAGATTAATTCTTGATCTCAAAAGAATTTATCAATGGGAGTTACATGTTTGGCATGGAGACCATGGTTGGCACAAGGGATCTACAAAAATATCCAACCAACTAAAAAAATGGTGCGCCAATCAAGATGTTCCATTCTTTTTTAAAAAGACTAACAAAAAAAATGTGCTTACTGAAAAAGATGCCAGAGAGTGGCGTTATACAAACCTGATAAAGCAAGCAGAGCTACTATCCAAAGCAAATCCTTCATTACCATGCAAACATGTTTTAACAGGACATACTGGCAGTGATCGAACAGAAACTTTTCTGATGAATCTTGCTAGAGGATCACATTTAAAGGGTTTGAGCAGTTTAAAAGAATGTCGAAAATTAGAAAAGGATATTGAACTCATTAGACCAATGTTGATATTTAGCAGAAAAGAAACCAAACAAATATGTAATGAACTGGATATTCCTATTTGGATTGATCCATCAAATTCAAATTTGAATTTTAGTCGAAACAGAATTAGGGAAGAAGTAATACCTGTTCTAGAAGATCTTCACCCCGGAAGCAGTATTCGAATAGCACAACTTGCAGATAATCTTTCAAAATTAGATCGTGATCAATATCAACTAACGAAATTTGCAATTAAAGCAATAAGCTATGGGCAAGGATTGTGCAGAGAAAAAGTCGGCAAGCTTTCTCTGACAGCAAGAGCAATGATCTTAACTCATTGGATCAGAGAAAATAATGGCCCTATTTTATCGACTAAACAACTTCAAGAATTTAGTAGAAAAATTTCACCAGGCAAGCCTCCTGGAACGATCCATTTATCAGATGGATTACAAATTAGCTGGAACAAGCACTCAATATTGATAATTAAATAA
- the tig gene encoding trigger factor has product MSIPQLKIKTKSLPKSRLAIEFEVPAQQCNASFEDAISTLCKSANLPGFRKGKVPKAVILQQIGSKRIQASALEKLLEKVWKEALKDQTIEPLCEPELTGGFESLLETFNPDKSLKLTLETDITPTPKLKASKGLTAEAESISFDKSKVDELIEQSRKQLATIIPVENRPASQGDIAVVSFSGTFADDGTEIDGGSGESMDIELDKGRMIPGFIEGICGMKINEKKDIECTFPKDYQDEKARGRKALFNIQLKDIKERELPKLDDAFAKQAGNKETMTELRNDLTNRLKEDAEKRNKKNRQDSLLEALVKELEVELPKTLIDQEIRNLIEQTARNFAQQGMDVKSTFTPELVNSLMESSRPEAEANLRNNFALNALAKELKIEIDEKVLENKLKEVRKELAGEKNIDQSKLKEVVKDDLLEEKLFEWLEENNTVVEKTSESQSKAKNKFSTKQKASTSKPKKKTKD; this is encoded by the coding sequence ATGAGCATTCCCCAATTAAAAATTAAAACCAAATCTCTTCCTAAAAGTCGCCTAGCAATTGAGTTTGAAGTCCCAGCTCAACAATGCAATGCAAGTTTTGAAGATGCCATATCTACTTTGTGCAAATCTGCAAATCTTCCTGGTTTTAGAAAAGGTAAAGTTCCTAAAGCAGTTATTTTGCAGCAAATTGGATCCAAAAGAATTCAAGCTTCAGCATTAGAAAAATTGTTAGAGAAAGTTTGGAAAGAAGCACTAAAAGATCAAACAATAGAACCTCTTTGCGAACCAGAGTTAACAGGAGGGTTCGAATCATTACTCGAAACTTTCAATCCAGACAAATCATTAAAACTAACCTTAGAAACAGACATAACACCTACTCCCAAACTCAAAGCTTCAAAAGGTCTGACTGCTGAGGCAGAATCAATCTCATTTGATAAAAGCAAAGTGGATGAACTAATAGAGCAGTCTCGGAAACAACTTGCCACGATCATCCCAGTAGAAAACAGGCCAGCATCGCAAGGGGATATTGCTGTAGTAAGTTTCAGCGGAACTTTTGCTGATGATGGAACTGAGATAGATGGAGGTAGTGGAGAATCAATGGACATAGAACTCGATAAAGGTCGCATGATCCCAGGGTTCATTGAAGGAATTTGTGGTATGAAAATCAATGAAAAAAAAGATATTGAATGCACTTTCCCCAAAGATTATCAAGATGAAAAAGCCCGTGGAAGAAAAGCATTATTTAATATTCAATTAAAAGATATAAAAGAACGCGAACTACCTAAACTTGATGATGCTTTTGCCAAACAAGCAGGGAATAAAGAAACTATGACTGAGCTTCGGAATGATCTGACTAATAGGTTAAAAGAAGATGCGGAAAAGCGTAATAAAAAAAATCGTCAAGATTCCCTACTAGAAGCTCTAGTTAAAGAATTAGAAGTTGAGTTGCCAAAAACACTCATTGATCAGGAAATCCGCAATTTAATTGAGCAAACTGCAAGAAATTTTGCACAGCAAGGAATGGATGTGAAATCAACTTTCACTCCAGAACTAGTTAATTCCCTTATGGAATCATCTAGGCCTGAAGCAGAAGCAAACCTCAGAAATAACTTTGCTCTAAATGCTCTAGCAAAAGAACTGAAAATAGAAATAGATGAAAAAGTACTGGAAAACAAACTAAAAGAAGTCAGAAAAGAACTTGCTGGAGAGAAAAATATTGATCAGAGTAAATTGAAAGAAGTAGTGAAAGATGATCTTCTTGAAGAAAAACTTTTTGAATGGCTTGAAGAAAACAATACCGTTGTAGAGAAAACCTCAGAAAGCCAATCAAAAGCAAAAAATAAGTTTTCAACTAAGCAAAAAGCGTCCACATCAAAACCTAAGAAAAAAACTAAAGATTGA
- the uvrB gene encoding excinuclease ABC subunit UvrB: MSKYHLNAPYSPKGDQPKAIMSLVDGLNNGKKYQTLLGATGTGKTFTIANVIANTARPALVLAHNKTLAAQLCNELREFFPDNAVEYFISYYDYYQPEAYVPVSDTYIAKTSSINEEIDMLRHSATRSLFERNDVIVVASISCIYGLGIPSEYLKAAIRFKVGEDINLRSALRELVGNQYFRNDIDVSRGKFRVKGDVLEIGPAYDDRLVRIELFGEEIEAIKYIDPITGEILDNLDSICIYPAKHFVTPKERLLLAINSIKTELNEQIDFFNTQGKLLEAQRLEQRTKYDLEMLREVGYCNGVENYALHLSGRKPGTPPECLIDYFPKNWLLIVDESHVTCSQLLAMYNGDQSRKKVLIEHGFRLPSAADNRPLKSEEFWGKANQTIFVSATPGTWELELSSNSIVEQVIRPTGVLDPIIEVRPTKGQVEDLIDEIKVRVDKKQRVLITTLTKRMAEDLTDYLSESNIKVRYLHSEIHSIERIEIIQDLRIGEYDVLVGVNLLREGLDLPEVSLVVILDADKEGFLRAERSLIQTIGRAARHVEGTALLYADNLTDSMKRAISETERRRLLQDTYNQKNNIIPMPAGKKANNSILSFLELSRKLRKDGLDSDLVEIAGDVVDKLKSNTIDISIEELPNIIDELEMKMKQSAKDLDFEQATKLRDKIHELRKKLVR; this comes from the coding sequence ATGTCTAAGTATCATTTGAATGCTCCTTATTCTCCTAAAGGAGATCAGCCAAAGGCAATTATGAGTTTAGTCGATGGACTTAATAACGGCAAGAAATATCAGACTCTTTTAGGAGCAACAGGTACTGGTAAAACTTTTACGATTGCAAATGTAATTGCTAATACTGCTAGACCTGCTTTAGTTTTGGCTCATAATAAAACTTTAGCAGCTCAACTTTGCAATGAACTGAGAGAATTTTTTCCTGATAATGCTGTTGAGTATTTTATTTCTTACTACGACTACTATCAACCTGAAGCTTATGTTCCAGTCAGTGATACCTATATAGCTAAGACTTCTTCTATAAATGAAGAAATAGACATGTTAAGGCATTCAGCTACAAGATCTTTATTTGAACGGAATGATGTAATAGTTGTTGCTTCAATAAGTTGTATTTATGGATTAGGGATACCTAGTGAATATTTAAAGGCAGCTATAAGATTTAAAGTAGGCGAGGATATTAACCTTCGTTCTGCATTAAGAGAGTTGGTTGGTAATCAATATTTTCGTAATGACATTGATGTTTCTCGCGGTAAATTTAGAGTGAAAGGTGATGTGCTTGAAATTGGACCAGCTTATGATGATAGATTAGTTAGAATAGAACTTTTTGGAGAAGAAATTGAGGCTATAAAATATATTGATCCAATTACTGGTGAGATTTTAGATAATTTAGACTCCATATGTATCTATCCAGCCAAGCATTTTGTGACCCCTAAGGAAAGACTTTTGCTAGCAATTAATTCTATTAAAACAGAACTAAATGAACAAATAGATTTTTTTAATACTCAAGGTAAACTACTCGAAGCACAAAGACTTGAACAAAGAACAAAATATGATTTAGAAATGCTAAGAGAAGTTGGTTATTGTAATGGTGTAGAGAATTATGCACTTCATTTGTCTGGAAGAAAGCCTGGAACTCCGCCTGAATGTTTAATTGATTATTTTCCTAAGAATTGGCTATTGATTGTAGATGAAAGCCATGTAACTTGTTCCCAATTACTTGCAATGTATAATGGCGATCAATCAAGAAAAAAGGTTTTAATTGAGCATGGATTTCGATTGCCTAGTGCTGCAGATAATAGACCATTGAAATCCGAAGAATTTTGGGGTAAGGCTAATCAAACGATTTTTGTTAGTGCAACACCAGGTACTTGGGAATTGGAACTTAGTAGTAATTCAATTGTTGAACAAGTTATAAGGCCTACAGGTGTATTAGATCCAATTATTGAGGTTCGTCCTACAAAAGGTCAGGTAGAGGATCTTATTGATGAGATTAAAGTTAGGGTTGATAAGAAGCAGAGGGTTCTAATAACTACATTAACCAAAAGGATGGCAGAAGATTTAACAGATTATTTATCTGAAAGTAATATTAAAGTTCGTTATCTTCATTCTGAAATTCATTCCATAGAAAGAATTGAAATTATTCAGGATCTTCGCATTGGAGAATATGATGTATTAGTTGGTGTAAATTTACTTAGAGAGGGTTTAGATTTACCAGAGGTTTCTCTAGTTGTTATTCTTGATGCTGACAAGGAAGGTTTTCTTCGTGCAGAAAGGTCTTTAATTCAAACCATAGGTAGAGCTGCTCGTCATGTGGAAGGAACAGCATTGCTGTATGCAGATAATTTGACAGATTCTATGAAACGAGCAATTTCAGAAACAGAACGAAGGAGACTTCTTCAAGATACTTATAACCAGAAAAATAATATAATACCTATGCCAGCTGGTAAAAAAGCTAATAATTCTATACTTTCTTTCTTAGAACTTTCTAGAAAATTAAGAAAAGATGGTTTAGATAGTGACTTGGTTGAAATTGCAGGTGATGTTGTGGATAAATTGAAATCAAATACTATTGATATTTCAATTGAGGAACTCCCTAATATTATTGATGAATTGGAGATGAAGATGAAGCAATCAGCAAAAGATCTAGATTTTGAACAAGCTACAAAATTAAGAGATAAAATTCATGAGCTAAGGAAAAAATTGGTAAGGTAA